Below is a genomic region from Raphanus sativus cultivar WK10039 chromosome 4, ASM80110v3, whole genome shotgun sequence.
CGTTGACTTTTAGGAGCACAGCCGAGAAGTAGGACAGTTCCACCACGAGCGAGAAGATGGCGAATACAAGGACAAGGATCCAGTGGAGCCGCCACACGAGAAGCATGGTCAGCACCATCAATAATGTGGTCACGAGCATCACGACCACAACCGCAGTTCCTAATATTAGCCAagataccaaaaaataaaagtcagATGAATACTCAAAAATATCTAACCTAAATGCCAAACATCTTGTCATGTATATGTTACCGTATGCATTTCCGATCTCGGTTTGGTTCTTGAAACTAGCCGTGACTGCGATGCAACCAAGCATGAGTATCCAGTTAATATCAGGGCAATAGATCTGACCTAGGAACTTCTTGGAAGTGTGAACAATTTTAACTCGAGGGAAACACCCATGAGACACGGCCTGTTTGATTATCGAATAAGTCCCTGAGATGGTAGCTTGGCTCCCAACGATCGCAGCTCCGGTCGCCACTATTAACATTGGCCAATATACACTTTCTGTGGGGTCAAAACAGAAAGAAAATTAGCTAGGTGAGCTTTCAActcaaaatcaaaaacagaatGATTTTTTAACCATTATCTCAGAATATCGGCAATGATCAACCGGACCAGATTTTGGTCGCATCGACTATGGATTGGACTAGATTATATTGTGCGGGCTATGATATCATATTAAGTCAGATGAGTTCCAAAAAATGACAATAAGTAGATTGACTTATATCTTTCATTATAATATTTCTAACTTCTAACATGGGACTTTCTCCCTAATAAGAGTTTCAGTTTTCTGTAAAATCACACTAGTGATGTCAAGACTAGTAAAGCTTTTAGAAAAGGTTTAGGACAAACCAGGGATTGATGCATAGAAGGCGTCTTTATAATGTTCCTTATGGGTCACAAGATATGCAGCTTGTCCGCAGTATGCTAGAAGAAGACAAGGGAACACAAAAAGTGTAAAAGCTAGCTGTATCGCtaataaaggaaaataagaaATGTCCGCGTATAGTGCCTCCGTgcctacaattttttttgataagaaacattttagaaataatttctAACTTCCAATTTGAAACTTTCGTAGCTAATATAAACAATTTAGAGATAACTAAAGAATCTTTTTGAAGCTAGTTTCACCTGTTATGCTGAGAAGAATGCCACCGAGCGAAATCCAACCATCTCGCCCTCGTCTTTTGAAGTACAAGTATACATATGTTGGCGAAAAGGCTTTTAAAACGCTTGTATCGTGTTTGCAGATGTTGTATATACCAGTGGCTCCAATGAAGAGGAACCAAATAAACACTATAGGGGCAAAGAGCCAGCCCACCTTGTCTGTACCATAGTGTTGCATACTGAACAGTCCAATTAAAAGGATGACAGACACAAGCACAACGATATCTGCAAAACAAAAGGATCATAGAAAGTGAGCAAAATACAAGCTGACcagaaaaatttgaaatttgacaaattacCGCTGCTCATCTTTGGATTGTTGACTCTGATCCCACCAGTGGCTGAAAGAACTGTTAAGAAAGAAGGTTTCATAAACTGAAAAGTTTGAGTGTAACATGTCAAGAAACAAAGGGGGAGAAGCAAAGTTACCGGAGATGGCTGGGGTTAAGATACCATCACCTATCATCATACACGTGCCTAGAAGAACAATGACTAGAAGGGCTCTCTTCTTTGAATGTCTACTCTCCAACCACTTCTTTGTTTTAGCAGCAAAAGATCCTTCAGCGACTAAAGTTCGACTATAAGTCGTGAGATCCTCATCGCTGCGTTGCTGATTCGGGATGAGATTCACTTTAGCATGTCTACAGAGCAATGAGTATATAGCTAAAGTCCCACCTGCGCACACAACATTGATCAAATCCGAAAGAAACATAAACTAAACCGGTTTGGTTAAAAACAATGATTAAGCTTTTCTAAAAGCTTACCTTGACCATTGTCATTAGCTTTGCAGACAATGAAGACATACTTGAT
It encodes:
- the LOC130510935 gene encoding potassium transporter 9-like isoform X1, with amino-acid sequence MAEKVEASVTEGESTIEERDREAMREFEEGLDQPMDEEANMLKNMNNEEGLSMWMLLRLSFQSLGIVYGDLGTSPLYVFYNTFPDGIDDSEDVIGALSLIIYSLLLIPLIKYVFIVCKANDNGQGGTLAIYSLLCRHAKVNLIPNQQRSDEDLTTYSRTLVAEGSFAAKTKKWLESRHSKKRALLVIVLLGTCMMIGDGILTPAISVLSATGGIRVNNPKMSSDIVVLVSVILLIGLFSMQHYGTDKVGWLFAPIVFIWFLFIGATGIYNICKHDTSVLKAFSPTYVYLYFKRRGRDGWISLGGILLSITGTEALYADISYFPLLAIQLAFTLFVFPCLLLAYCGQAAYLVTHKEHYKDAFYASIPESVYWPMLIVATGAAIVGSQATISGTYSIIKQAVSHGCFPRVKIVHTSKKFLGQIYCPDINWILMLGCIAVTASFKNQTEIGNAYGNIYMTRCLAFRLDIFEYSSDFYFLVSWLILGTAVVVVMLVTTLLMVLTMLLVWRLHWILVLVFAIFSLVVELSYFSAVLLKVNEGGWVPLIIAAICLLVMFVWNYVTVKKYEFEVHSRVSMSWILGLGPSLGLVRVPGIGLVHTELASGVPHIFSHFITNLPAIHSVVVFVCVKYLPVYTVPEEERFLVKRIGPKTFRMFRCVARYGYKDLHRKDDNFENKLFDNLFSFIQTETMMESDSNYSPYSFNHRQESRDELIRNHNNNHGGNDNNMVMFSSMVDYSESTIVPADSPHSAMSFSQNYTVEEEEEKEEEEEDELEFLKICKETGVVHIMGNTKVRARKGSLLPKKIAIDYVYRFLSKMCRANSAILHVPHETLLNVGQVYYV